A genomic segment from Halomonas sp. GD1P12 encodes:
- a CDS encoding TRAP transporter permease, translated as MSESTQPPVVMPGANAIQPRAALWAITLVAVALSLFQLYSAGIQPLGLFYQRSIHLALVMLLAFLMFPVFGPDRKRGALGWALDAVCFAGALITGGYLVFFLDEIINRAGFWNQTDIIVAMIATVTVLEASRRAVGLGMTIIGLIAIVYALAGPRGELPWLGEWLPGILSHRGYTLDRVAGQLYLGQEGIFGLPLGVAATYIFIFVLFGAFLESTGAGRFFIDMAYAATGRQRGGPAKAAVLASAGMGSISGSAIANVVTTGAFTIPLMKKLGYKPKQAGGIEAAASTGGQIMPPLMGAGAFLIAEYTNTPYLEIVKISILPAIMYFATVYLFVHIIALKQGMQGMPRSELPKMRQVMKDGWHFLLPLAVLVWLLVLNLSPMRVGYYAVITMVAVAVIRYALCYFFVAPGQGQPVTAARTKAVVWSGLTKLVEGLELGARNAVAVSMACAVAGIIVGVVGLTGLGLKFSSMMLAFSGGNLVLALVMVLLASLVLGMGLPVTASYIVLIVLVGPALTNEFGVPLLIAHLVVFWYSQDSNVTPPIALAGFAGAAIAGSKPMETGFQAWKFAKGLYLIPLFMVFNPEIIIGGPVPVVIWNAVIAIFALCAFAASLEGYLFTRMSWPARLAIGAAIFGVFYPSLWTELAGVVVMAVIIAANYLASRREEHPVMP; from the coding sequence ATGAGCGAATCCACTCAACCGCCGGTGGTCATGCCGGGTGCCAACGCGATTCAGCCTCGCGCCGCACTCTGGGCGATCACGCTGGTCGCGGTCGCCCTGTCGCTTTTTCAGCTCTACTCGGCGGGTATTCAGCCGCTCGGGCTTTTCTACCAGCGCAGCATTCATTTGGCGCTGGTCATGCTGCTGGCGTTTCTGATGTTTCCGGTGTTCGGCCCGGATCGTAAGCGCGGGGCGCTCGGCTGGGCGCTCGATGCCGTCTGCTTCGCTGGCGCTTTGATCACCGGCGGCTATCTGGTGTTCTTTCTCGATGAGATCATCAACCGCGCCGGGTTCTGGAACCAGACCGACATCATCGTGGCGATGATCGCGACCGTCACGGTGCTGGAAGCGAGCCGCCGCGCGGTGGGACTCGGCATGACCATCATCGGGCTGATTGCCATCGTTTACGCCCTGGCCGGCCCCCGGGGCGAGCTTCCCTGGCTTGGCGAGTGGCTGCCGGGCATTCTCTCGCACCGTGGCTATACGCTGGACCGCGTCGCGGGGCAGCTCTATCTCGGCCAGGAGGGCATCTTTGGGCTGCCGCTCGGCGTGGCGGCGACCTACATCTTCATCTTCGTGCTGTTCGGCGCCTTTCTCGAGAGTACCGGCGCGGGGCGATTCTTCATCGATATGGCCTACGCCGCCACCGGGCGCCAGCGCGGCGGCCCGGCAAAAGCTGCCGTGCTCGCCTCGGCGGGCATGGGCTCGATCTCCGGCAGCGCCATCGCCAACGTGGTGACCACCGGTGCCTTCACCATTCCGCTGATGAAAAAGCTGGGCTACAAGCCCAAGCAGGCCGGCGGTATCGAAGCCGCGGCTTCGACCGGCGGGCAGATCATGCCGCCACTGATGGGCGCCGGTGCCTTCTTGATCGCCGAGTACACCAACACGCCGTATCTGGAAATCGTCAAGATCAGTATCCTGCCGGCGATCATGTACTTCGCCACGGTCTATCTGTTCGTGCATATCATTGCGCTCAAGCAGGGCATGCAGGGCATGCCGCGCTCCGAGCTTCCGAAGATGCGCCAGGTGATGAAGGACGGCTGGCACTTTCTGCTACCGCTGGCGGTGCTGGTGTGGCTGCTGGTGCTGAATCTGTCACCGATGCGGGTGGGGTATTACGCAGTCATCACCATGGTGGCGGTGGCGGTGATTCGCTACGCGCTCTGCTACTTCTTCGTTGCCCCCGGCCAGGGCCAGCCGGTGACCGCAGCGCGTACCAAAGCGGTGGTCTGGTCGGGGTTGACCAAACTGGTCGAAGGGCTCGAACTGGGCGCGCGCAACGCCGTGGCGGTATCGATGGCCTGCGCCGTGGCCGGGATTATCGTGGGCGTGGTGGGGCTGACCGGGCTCGGGCTCAAGTTCTCCTCGATGATGCTCGCGTTCTCTGGCGGTAACCTGGTGTTGGCACTGGTCATGGTGCTACTGGCGAGTCTGGTGCTCGGCATGGGGCTGCCGGTGACCGCCAGCTACATCGTGCTGATCGTGCTGGTGGGGCCTGCCTTGACCAATGAGTTCGGCGTACCGCTTCTGATCGCGCACCTGGTGGTGTTCTGGTACTCCCAGGACTCCAACGTGACCCCACCGATTGCGCTGGCGGGCTTTGCCGGGGCGGCGATTGCCGGCAGCAAACCGATGGAAACCGGCTTCCAGGCCTGGAAGTTCGCCAAGGGGCTCTACCTGATTCCGCTGTTCATGGTCTTCAATCCGGAGATCATCATTGGCGGGCCGGTGCCGGTCGTGATCTGGAATGCGGTGATCGCGATCTTCGCGCTGTGCGCCTTTGCCGCCTCGCTCGAAGGCTATCTGTTCACGCGAATGAGCTGGCCGGCGCGTCTGGCGATCGGCGCGGCGATCTTCGGCGTCTTCTACCCAAGCCTCTGGACCGAGCTTGCGGGCGTGGTCGTGATGGCCGTGATCATCGCCGCCAACTACCTGGCCAGCCGCCGTGAGGAGCACCCGGTCATGCCGTGA
- a CDS encoding DUF1850 domain-containing protein: MQWFTLPLIALSLMTLPHAGAWGQAPARLVVTSESGEVLIDDTVVEGGRWCMAWNHSVAHFTVLDCYRNQQGQMVLERSHQPDFAAGLGHIAGRGEQVSDGEGGYWINAIDEPVPSNRYLLRAGAPGVNHRIVWPDGEHEPSSISERAAGERVTIELASSSSANTE, translated from the coding sequence ATGCAGTGGTTCACTCTACCGCTGATAGCGCTTTCACTGATGACACTGCCGCACGCCGGCGCCTGGGGACAGGCGCCGGCGCGTTTGGTGGTGACCAGTGAGTCGGGTGAGGTGTTGATCGATGACACCGTTGTGGAAGGCGGGCGCTGGTGCATGGCCTGGAACCATTCGGTGGCGCACTTCACCGTGCTCGACTGCTATCGCAATCAACAGGGGCAGATGGTGCTCGAGCGCAGCCATCAGCCGGACTTCGCCGCGGGCCTTGGCCATATCGCGGGCCGCGGCGAGCAGGTCTCCGACGGCGAGGGCGGCTACTGGATCAACGCCATCGACGAGCCGGTCCCAAGCAACCGCTACCTGCTGCGGGCGGGGGCGCCTGGGGTGAATCACCGTATCGTCTGGCCTGACGGCGAGCATGAGCCGTCGAGCATTAGCGAGCGCGCCGCCGGCGAGCGCGTGACGATCGAGCTTGCGTCGTCGTCAAGCGCCAACACCGAGTGA
- a CDS encoding TAXI family TRAP transporter solute-binding subunit — translation MKTLKYAAATTMLAMALPASAQQLSIATGGTGGVYYPIGGGLAEMINNHIEGAQATAEVTGASVENMGLIMRGDADMATALADTVYQAYTGTGDFEGRQVENTRALASIYPNAVQLVVLAESDIESIDDLAGKRVSVGAPGSGTELNARAVLESNGISYDDFTAQRLNFNETADAIRDGDIDAGFWSVGPPTSSIMNLAATRDIRLISLTDEEIANAQEEEAVFAPYQLEAGLYDGMDEAVQTIGIPNVLVVNADMDEELAYQLTQLLFEHTDELIAVHPAANDTTVEFTMESTPVPLHPGAIRYFEETGVEIPDRLRP, via the coding sequence ATGAAAACGCTAAAATACGCAGCCGCCACGACCATGTTGGCCATGGCGCTACCCGCCAGTGCCCAGCAGCTATCGATCGCCACCGGCGGAACCGGCGGTGTCTACTATCCGATCGGCGGCGGTTTGGCCGAGATGATCAACAACCACATCGAAGGCGCCCAGGCCACGGCAGAGGTAACCGGCGCCTCGGTCGAGAACATGGGGCTGATCATGCGCGGCGATGCGGACATGGCGACAGCGCTTGCCGACACCGTATACCAGGCCTACACCGGCACCGGCGATTTCGAAGGCCGCCAGGTCGAGAACACCCGGGCGCTGGCCTCGATCTATCCCAACGCCGTGCAGCTGGTCGTGCTCGCGGAATCCGACATCGAAAGCATCGACGATCTGGCCGGCAAGCGCGTATCGGTGGGCGCCCCGGGCAGCGGCACCGAGCTCAATGCCCGCGCCGTGCTCGAATCCAACGGCATTAGCTACGACGACTTCACCGCCCAGCGGCTGAACTTCAACGAAACCGCCGACGCCATCCGCGACGGCGACATCGACGCCGGTTTCTGGAGCGTGGGCCCGCCCACCAGCTCGATCATGAACCTGGCGGCGACCCGCGACATCCGCTTGATCAGCCTGACCGACGAAGAGATTGCCAATGCTCAGGAAGAGGAGGCGGTGTTCGCTCCCTACCAGCTGGAAGCCGGGCTTTACGACGGTATGGACGAAGCGGTGCAAACCATAGGTATTCCCAACGTGCTGGTGGTCAACGCGGACATGGATGAAGAGCTTGCCTATCAGCTCACCCAGCTTTTGTTCGAGCACACCGACGAGCTGATCGCCGTTCACCCGGCGGCCAACGACACCACCGTGGAGTTCACCATGGAGTCCACGCCGGTGCCGCTGCATCCCGGCGCGATTCGCTACTTCGAGGAGACCGGTGTCGAGATTCCCGACCGCCTGCGTCCTTGA
- the csiR gene encoding DNA-binding transcriptional regulator CsiR yields MDTSLPRPNLAINAYRDLKRDIIRGRYPAGEKLLMSRLKEHYGLSTGPLREALSQLVADRLVIAISQRGYRVAPMSLSELRDIYDARAQLEGLVLKLAIERGDDDWEAEVLATAHRLGKVTNVSSPEALLDTWDARHQAFHTAIASGCNSPHLLQMRETLFSQVERYRHLWLKQTVMSPAALSRKHDEHSALVEVILARDAERAAVMMRDHLMTPVPIITELLRERGID; encoded by the coding sequence ATGGATACCTCCCTGCCCCGGCCTAACCTGGCCATCAACGCCTACCGCGATTTGAAGCGCGACATTATTCGCGGGCGCTACCCGGCGGGCGAAAAGCTGTTGATGAGTCGTTTGAAGGAGCACTACGGGCTCAGCACTGGCCCGCTGAGAGAGGCGCTTTCACAACTAGTGGCGGACCGGCTGGTCATCGCCATTAGTCAGCGCGGCTACCGCGTCGCCCCCATGTCGCTTTCTGAGCTGCGTGATATCTACGACGCCCGCGCACAGCTCGAAGGGTTGGTGCTAAAACTGGCCATCGAGCGCGGCGACGATGACTGGGAAGCCGAGGTACTGGCCACTGCCCACCGCCTTGGCAAGGTCACCAATGTAAGCTCCCCGGAGGCGTTGCTGGATACCTGGGACGCGCGCCATCAGGCGTTTCACACCGCTATCGCCAGCGGCTGTAACTCCCCTCACCTTCTGCAGATGCGCGAAACGCTCTTCAGCCAGGTAGAGCGCTATCGCCACCTTTGGCTCAAGCAGACGGTGATGTCGCCCGCGGCGCTTTCACGAAAACACGACGAGCACAGCGCCCTGGTCGAGGTCATTCTGGCCCGCGACGCCGAGCGCGCTGCGGTCATGATGCGCGATCACCTGATGACGCCGGTACCGATCATCACCGAGCTCTTGCGCGAGCGCGGCATCGACTAG
- a CDS encoding acyl-CoA dehydrogenase has protein sequence MSRFNWDDPLLLEQQLTDEERQIRDAAHDYCQENLQPRVLSAFREERFDREIMSEMGELGLLGATVAEEYGGAGVNHVAYGLIAREVERVDSGYRSAMSVQSSLVMYPIETYGSEEQKKKYLPKLATGEMVGCFGLTEPDHGSDPGSMITRAEQVDGGYRLTGAKMWITNSPIADIAVVWAKSAAHENQIKGFIVERGTEGFSTPKIEGKVSLRASITGEIVLDNAFVPDENLLPNVSGLKGPFGCLNKARYGIAWGVMGTAEFCWHAARQYTLDRKQFNRPLAANQLIQKKLADMQTEITLGLQAALQVGRLMDNGSWTPEMVSLIKRNNCGKALDIARLSRDMHGGNGVSDEYGVIRHMVNLESVNTYEGTHDVHALILGRAQTGLQAFF, from the coding sequence ATGTCACGCTTCAACTGGGACGACCCGCTGCTGCTCGAACAACAGCTGACCGACGAAGAGCGCCAGATCCGCGACGCCGCGCACGACTACTGCCAGGAGAATCTCCAGCCGCGCGTGCTGAGCGCGTTTCGTGAAGAGCGCTTCGATCGCGAGATCATGTCCGAGATGGGCGAGCTTGGCCTACTGGGCGCGACGGTGGCCGAGGAGTACGGCGGCGCCGGCGTCAACCACGTCGCCTACGGGTTGATCGCCCGCGAAGTGGAGCGCGTCGATTCAGGCTACCGCTCGGCGATGAGCGTGCAGTCGTCGCTGGTGATGTATCCCATCGAAACCTACGGCAGTGAAGAGCAAAAGAAAAAGTATCTGCCCAAGCTCGCCACCGGCGAGATGGTGGGCTGCTTCGGCCTGACCGAGCCGGACCACGGCTCCGACCCGGGCTCGATGATCACCCGCGCTGAACAGGTCGATGGTGGCTACCGCCTGACCGGCGCCAAGATGTGGATCACCAACAGCCCGATCGCCGATATCGCCGTGGTGTGGGCCAAGTCCGCCGCCCATGAAAACCAGATCAAGGGGTTCATCGTCGAGCGTGGCACGGAAGGCTTCTCCACGCCAAAAATCGAGGGCAAGGTGTCGCTGCGCGCCTCGATCACCGGCGAGATCGTGCTGGATAACGCTTTCGTGCCGGATGAGAACCTGCTGCCGAACGTCAGCGGTTTGAAAGGCCCGTTTGGCTGCTTGAACAAGGCGCGCTATGGCATTGCCTGGGGGGTGATGGGCACCGCCGAGTTCTGTTGGCACGCCGCGCGTCAGTACACTCTTGATCGCAAGCAGTTCAACCGGCCGCTCGCCGCCAACCAGCTGATTCAGAAAAAGCTCGCCGATATGCAGACCGAGATCACGCTCGGCCTTCAGGCGGCGCTGCAGGTCGGCCGGCTGATGGACAACGGCAGCTGGACACCGGAAATGGTCTCGCTGATCAAGCGCAACAACTGCGGCAAGGCGCTGGACATTGCGCGGCTCTCGCGGGACATGCACGGCGGCAACGGCGTCTCCGACGAGTACGGCGTCATTCGTCACATGGTCAATCTCGAGTCGGTCAACACCTACGAAGGCACCCATGACGTACACGCGCTGATTCTGGGCCGCGCTCAGACCGGTCTGCAGGCGTTCTTCTAA
- a CDS encoding CaiB/BaiF CoA transferase family protein, translating into MSDAPTPLKGVKVLDLSRVLAGPWCGQTLADLGADVIKVERPGKGDDTRHWGPPWLGDSFESAYYLCANRGKRSVTVDMAAPEGQALIKTLSRGADVVVENFKVGGLKRYGLDFESLKALNPGLIYCSITGFGQQSPYAHRAGYDFMIQAMGGLMSLTGQPDEVPGGGPVKVGVAITDLFTGLYATNAILAALYARRDSGQGCHIDLSLMDVQVGVLANQATNYLTSGRVPERLGNAHPNIVPYQAFATLDGHIIVAVGNDEQFKRFCQVIEQPGLCDDPRFATNGARVANREELVPLLEATLALRSIDEWLAALEAVGVPCGPINTLDRVFEDAHVKARGLRKTFAHPQAGSVDLVANPVRIDGRSATAPTAPPLLGQHTDDVLEEIGITRQQREALKRAGII; encoded by the coding sequence ATGAGCGATGCGCCCACCCCGCTCAAAGGCGTCAAAGTGCTCGATCTCTCCCGCGTGCTCGCCGGCCCCTGGTGCGGGCAGACGCTGGCCGATCTGGGCGCCGACGTCATCAAGGTAGAACGCCCCGGCAAGGGCGACGATACCCGTCACTGGGGGCCGCCCTGGCTCGGTGACAGTTTTGAATCCGCCTACTATCTGTGCGCCAACCGCGGCAAGCGCTCGGTGACGGTGGACATGGCAGCCCCCGAAGGCCAGGCCCTGATCAAAACCCTGTCCAGGGGCGCCGATGTCGTCGTGGAGAACTTCAAGGTGGGCGGGCTCAAGCGCTACGGGCTCGATTTCGAGAGCCTGAAAGCGCTCAACCCGGGGTTGATCTACTGCTCGATCACCGGCTTTGGTCAGCAAAGCCCCTACGCTCACCGCGCCGGCTACGATTTCATGATCCAGGCGATGGGCGGATTGATGAGCCTGACCGGTCAACCGGACGAGGTACCCGGCGGCGGACCGGTCAAGGTGGGCGTGGCGATCACCGACCTGTTCACCGGCCTCTACGCTACCAATGCCATTCTCGCCGCGCTTTACGCCCGCCGTGACTCAGGCCAGGGCTGCCATATCGATCTTTCGCTGATGGACGTTCAGGTCGGGGTGCTGGCCAACCAGGCGACCAACTACCTGACCTCGGGCCGCGTGCCCGAGCGCCTGGGCAACGCCCATCCCAATATCGTGCCCTACCAGGCCTTCGCCACTTTGGATGGCCATATCATCGTCGCGGTGGGCAACGACGAGCAGTTCAAGCGCTTTTGTCAGGTGATCGAGCAGCCCGGCCTTTGTGATGATCCGCGCTTTGCCACCAACGGCGCCCGGGTAGCCAACCGCGAGGAGTTGGTGCCGCTTTTAGAGGCCACGCTTGCGCTGCGCTCGATCGACGAGTGGCTGGCGGCGCTGGAAGCGGTGGGCGTGCCCTGCGGGCCGATCAACACCCTCGACCGGGTATTCGAGGATGCCCACGTCAAGGCTCGCGGACTCAGAAAGACCTTTGCTCACCCTCAGGCCGGCAGCGTCGACCTGGTCGCCAATCCGGTGCGTATCGATGGCCGCTCGGCCACGGCGCCTACCGCGCCGCCACTTCTGGGGCAGCACACCGACGACGTGCTCGAAGAGATCGGTATTACCCGACAGCAGCGCGAAGCGCTCAAACGAGCAGGCATTATTTAG
- a CDS encoding EAL domain-containing protein — MGNCARVQGHCNRCEGELPFEFTMAFQPIVDISKAQVIAFEALVRGVNGESAYSILSKVTDDLLYRFDQACRVRAIEMASALNMPTSLSINFLPNAVYEPRACIQATLEVSRRVGWPANRLIFEITETERVKDRQHLSDIIDAYRSMGFETALDDFGNGFANLDLLTELAPNKLKIDREIVMHCDSDPRRQAILKSVITLGRELGTTLIAEGIETEAEALWLARAGIMRQQGYFYAKPAINSLGEDLSSRLEALRAKAHSSSIPETANA; from the coding sequence ATGGGTAACTGCGCTCGCGTACAGGGGCACTGTAATCGGTGCGAAGGAGAGCTTCCGTTCGAGTTCACCATGGCGTTCCAGCCGATCGTGGATATTTCCAAAGCGCAGGTCATCGCTTTTGAGGCGTTGGTGCGCGGTGTGAACGGAGAGTCGGCCTACAGCATTCTCTCGAAAGTCACCGACGATCTACTCTACCGCTTTGATCAGGCCTGCCGCGTCCGAGCGATCGAAATGGCCAGCGCGCTGAACATGCCGACCAGTCTTTCCATCAACTTTCTCCCCAATGCGGTTTACGAGCCCCGTGCCTGCATTCAGGCAACGCTCGAAGTATCGCGGCGTGTAGGCTGGCCGGCCAATCGACTGATCTTTGAAATCACCGAAACCGAGCGCGTCAAGGATCGCCAGCATCTCTCCGATATCATCGACGCCTACCGCAGCATGGGCTTTGAAACCGCGCTCGACGACTTCGGCAACGGCTTCGCCAATCTCGATCTTCTTACCGAGCTTGCCCCCAACAAGCTGAAAATCGATCGCGAGATCGTCATGCACTGCGATAGCGACCCGCGCCGCCAGGCGATTTTGAAGTCGGTCATTACGCTGGGGCGCGAACTCGGCACGACCCTGATCGCCGAAGGCATCGAAACCGAAGCCGAAGCGCTGTGGCTCGCCCGCGCTGGCATTATGCGTCAGCAGGGCTATTTTTATGCTAAACCCGCCATCAACTCACTGGGTGAAGACCTTTCATCGCGCCTGGAGGCGCTTCGCGCCAAGGCGCACTCAAGTTCGATACCCGAGACAGCGAATGCTTGA
- a CDS encoding diguanylate cyclase: MLDLSTDQLQETVKRSKRNAWSVLNSAPIGICVTNPQGHFELVNPAFCAFYGYAQEELIGQHFIMLLSPENHSFACTQHTEFLGGTETIQARQEWTVYCKNGERRTVLTEAAKVESDDDQQYKVTFVIDITERKKLEERLQEANSRLDHLACHDELTGLLNRRAGLCQLEEELKRCRRYGGELSVVLFDLDSFKSINDTYGHATGDTALAEVTAAIAHALRDTDLQVRLGGEEFLIIMPETGSDEAHVAAERLRAIIEERRFTPHQLSITLSAGVASTPATSAEQLIERGDQAMYQAKASGRNQVSLA; the protein is encoded by the coding sequence ATGCTTGATCTTTCGACCGACCAACTACAAGAAACGGTCAAACGCTCCAAACGCAACGCCTGGAGCGTTCTTAACAGTGCCCCCATCGGCATCTGTGTCACCAACCCACAGGGCCATTTCGAGCTGGTCAATCCCGCCTTCTGTGCGTTTTACGGCTACGCTCAGGAAGAGCTGATCGGCCAGCACTTTATCATGCTGCTCTCGCCGGAAAACCACTCGTTCGCCTGTACCCAGCATACCGAGTTTCTGGGCGGCACGGAGACGATCCAGGCGCGCCAGGAGTGGACGGTTTACTGCAAAAACGGCGAGCGGCGCACCGTGTTGACGGAGGCCGCCAAGGTCGAAAGCGACGACGATCAACAGTACAAGGTCACCTTCGTCATCGACATCACCGAGCGCAAGAAGCTCGAAGAGCGCCTGCAGGAAGCCAACAGTCGGCTCGATCACCTGGCCTGTCACGACGAGCTGACGGGGCTTTTAAATCGTCGCGCGGGTCTTTGCCAGCTCGAAGAGGAGCTCAAGCGCTGCCGGCGCTACGGCGGCGAACTCAGCGTCGTGCTGTTCGATCTGGATAGTTTCAAATCGATCAACGACACCTATGGTCACGCTACCGGCGATACCGCACTCGCCGAGGTCACGGCAGCGATCGCCCACGCTCTGCGCGACACCGACCTGCAGGTGCGCCTGGGCGGCGAAGAGTTTCTCATCATCATGCCGGAAACCGGTAGTGACGAGGCGCACGTTGCCGCCGAGCGCCTGCGCGCGATCATCGAGGAGCGCCGCTTCACGCCCCACCAGTTGTCGATCACGCTCTCCGCCGGCGTCGCCAGCACGCCCGCCACCTCTGCCGAGCAGCTCATCGAGCGCGGCGACCAGGCCATGTACCAGGCCAAAGCCAGTGGGCGCAACCAGGTAAGCCTTGCCTAA
- the gabT gene encoding 4-aminobutyrate--2-oxoglutarate transaminase, whose translation MTSNAELNALKQKYVAAGAASPATAFAARAENAEIWDADGNRFIDFAGGIGVLNIGHRHPKVVAAVKDQLDKVMHTCQTVMPYEGYVKVAEKLSHVVPVRGHAKVMLANSGAEALENAVKIARAATQRDNVICFDGGYHGRTFFTMAMNGKVAPYQTDFGPMPGTVFRAPYPVPSHGISEEEAIRGLMMTLKTDAGPTNTAAIVLEPVLGEGGFYPAPASFLKRVRDICDELGILMIVDEVQSGFGRTGKLFAIEHSGVEPDIMTMAKSMADGMPISAIVGTDKIMDSSGPNSLGGTYTGSPTACAAALAVLEVFEEENILEKSRALGDKLAQRFGQWQEKFDCVAHPRNMGAMAAFELVSNKADGAPNPDLAGALCKKAREKGLILLSCGLYGNTIRFLMPVTIDDAVLNEGLDIIESCLESLT comes from the coding sequence ATGACGAGTAATGCCGAGCTTAACGCGCTAAAGCAGAAATACGTCGCCGCCGGCGCCGCAAGCCCCGCCACCGCCTTTGCCGCCCGCGCTGAAAACGCCGAAATCTGGGATGCCGACGGTAACCGCTTCATCGATTTTGCCGGCGGCATCGGCGTACTCAACATCGGCCACCGCCACCCGAAAGTGGTCGCCGCGGTCAAGGATCAGCTCGACAAGGTCATGCACACCTGCCAGACCGTGATGCCTTATGAAGGCTACGTGAAGGTCGCCGAAAAGCTCAGCCACGTTGTGCCGGTGCGCGGCCACGCCAAGGTGATGCTCGCCAACTCCGGCGCCGAGGCGCTCGAAAACGCGGTCAAGATCGCCCGCGCGGCGACCCAGCGTGACAACGTGATCTGCTTCGACGGCGGCTATCACGGCCGTACCTTCTTTACCATGGCAATGAACGGTAAGGTCGCGCCCTACCAGACCGATTTCGGCCCGATGCCCGGCACCGTCTTCCGCGCCCCTTACCCGGTGCCCTCCCACGGTATCAGCGAAGAGGAAGCGATCCGCGGGCTGATGATGACGCTCAAGACCGACGCCGGCCCGACCAATACCGCCGCCATCGTGCTCGAACCGGTGCTCGGGGAAGGCGGCTTCTATCCCGCCCCCGCCTCGTTCTTGAAGCGCGTGCGCGATATCTGTGACGAGCTCGGCATTCTCATGATCGTCGACGAAGTGCAGTCAGGCTTCGGCCGTACCGGCAAGCTGTTCGCCATCGAACACAGCGGCGTCGAGCCGGACATCATGACCATGGCGAAAAGCATGGCCGACGGCATGCCGATTTCGGCCATCGTCGGTACCGACAAGATCATGGACTCTTCCGGCCCCAACTCGCTTGGAGGCACCTACACCGGCAGCCCCACCGCCTGCGCCGCGGCGCTTGCCGTACTCGAGGTGTTCGAGGAAGAGAACATTCTGGAGAAGAGCCGGGCACTGGGTGACAAACTCGCCCAGCGCTTCGGCCAGTGGCAGGAAAAATTCGACTGCGTCGCCCACCCGCGCAACATGGGCGCGATGGCCGCTTTCGAGCTGGTATCCAATAAAGCCGACGGCGCCCCCAACCCGGACCTGGCCGGCGCGCTGTGCAAAAAAGCCCGCGAAAAGGGGCTGATCCTGCTCTCCTGCGGCCTCTACGGCAACACCATCCGCTTTTTGATGCCGGTCACCATCGACGACGCGGTGCTCAACGAAGGCCTCGACATCATCGAGTCCTGCCTGGAATCGCTAACCTGA